In one Bacteroidota bacterium genomic region, the following are encoded:
- a CDS encoding protein-L-isoaspartate(D-aspartate) O-methyltransferase, whose amino-acid sequence MFYHVSKEDEYLFQGKRRRLVEQLKLKGILDEAVLKAIEKIPRHLFFDQSTARPAMLEHAYSDKALPIGAGQTISHPFTVAFQTEKLEIKSGEKVLEIGSGCGYQTAVLVEMGAKVFTIERQKSLYDKTKLFLPYLGYKSVRFFYGDGYKGLPQHAPFDKIIVTAGAPYLPNDLLVQLKTGGIMVIPIGEGEQQEMYILKKTSETTFERQVLGKFKFVPLLQNKV is encoded by the coding sequence GTGTTTTATCACGTAAGTAAAGAAGACGAGTATCTTTTTCAGGGAAAGCGAAGAAGGTTGGTTGAGCAGCTCAAATTAAAGGGAATTTTAGATGAGGCTGTATTAAAAGCCATTGAGAAAATTCCGCGTCATTTGTTTTTTGACCAAAGTACAGCCCGTCCCGCCATGTTAGAACATGCGTATTCGGATAAAGCGTTGCCAATAGGCGCGGGTCAAACCATCTCACATCCCTTTACAGTTGCTTTTCAAACCGAAAAATTGGAAATTAAAAGCGGAGAGAAAGTATTGGAGATAGGAAGTGGATGCGGGTATCAAACAGCCGTGTTAGTTGAAATGGGCGCAAAAGTTTTTACCATTGAGCGTCAAAAATCTTTATACGATAAAACAAAATTGTTTCTTCCATACCTCGGTTACAAATCAGTCCGTTTTTTTTACGGTGATGGGTATAAAGGTTTGCCGCAACACGCACCATTTGATAAAATAATTGTAACGGCCGGCGCACCTTATCTGCCCAATGATTTATTGGTTCAGCTAAAAACCGGCGGCATTATGGTAATTCCTATTGGAGAGGGGGAACAGCAGGAAATGTATATTCTTAAGAAAACGAGCGAAACAACCTTCGAAAGACAGGTTTTAGGCAAGTTTAAATTTGTACCTCTACTTCAAAACAAGGTCTGA
- a CDS encoding methyltransferase domain-containing protein, with translation MNKNQIAVDIFNKYAQQYSERFMDVSLYHKTFDSFLSRLPLKKAELLEVACGPGNITKYLLSQNSELKITGTDLAPQMIEIAKQHNPTASFKLLDAREIKSLNKKFHGIMCGFCFPYFSKEEALRFIQDAATVLLKDGVIYISTMEDDYSKSGPKKGSQGDEIFMHFHEAAYLTEELLKNGFTNIDTHRLESKGTDGLTYTDLVLIAKKTI, from the coding sequence TTGAATAAAAATCAAATAGCCGTCGACATCTTTAACAAATACGCTCAGCAATACAGTGAGCGTTTTATGGATGTAAGTTTATACCATAAAACTTTTGATTCTTTTTTATCCCGATTACCACTAAAAAAAGCTGAACTATTGGAAGTGGCTTGCGGTCCGGGTAACATCACAAAATATCTTCTATCTCAAAATTCTGAATTGAAGATAACAGGCACCGACCTTGCACCACAAATGATTGAAATTGCAAAGCAACATAACCCTACTGCTTCGTTTAAATTATTGGATGCGCGTGAAATCAAATCACTCAATAAAAAATTTCACGGTATCATGTGCGGGTTTTGCTTTCCTTATTTTTCAAAAGAAGAAGCTTTGCGTTTCATTCAGGATGCAGCTACTGTATTATTGAAAGATGGTGTTATTTACATTAGTACCATGGAAGATGATTATTCTAAATCCGGCCCGAAAAAAGGAAGTCAGGGTGATGAGATATTCATGCACTTTCATGAAGCGGCTTATTTAACAGAAGAGCTCCTCAAAAATGGTTTCACAAACATTGATACACATCGTTTAGAAAGCAAAGGCACAGATGGCTTAACTTATACGGATCTTGTTTTAATCGCTAAAAAAACAATTTAA
- a CDS encoding sugar transferase, with protein sequence MNKTVHTIKYVLFDFFSASTAWTAFYLYRKNFIDPFKIGTMPDVLFDTQYYKSIIIIPLLWILFYYLVGTYNNVLRRSRINEFVQTFAVSLLGVTVLFFALLLDDYVTNYKFYYKLFFALFGLHFIITAFFRLILSSITNYKIANRSFGFRTVIIGSNERALSTLNEINSLKKGIGNTFIGYVHIEGKNGYSEVLKKQLPHLGEYHEIKDIIEKNNVEEVIIALETFEHEYLKAIVNELSDLGVVIKIIPDMYDILSGQVKMNSIFGTPLIEIKNQIIPDWQIAVKRFIDVFLSLFVLVCFSWLYLILILAVKLSSKGPAFFKQVRVGIHGRPFYIYKFRTMYCDAEKMGPALSSENDPRVTKVGRFLRKVRLDEMPQFLNVLKGDMSLVGPRPERQFFIDQIVQRAPHYKHLHKVRPGITSWGQVKYGYAENVDQMIDRLKFDILYIENMSLLLDFKILVHTILIVIQGRGK encoded by the coding sequence ATGAACAAAACGGTACATACCATAAAATATGTGTTGTTCGATTTCTTCTCGGCTTCAACGGCATGGACCGCTTTTTACCTGTACCGTAAAAACTTTATCGATCCGTTCAAAATAGGCACAATGCCGGATGTATTGTTCGATACCCAATACTACAAAAGCATTATCATCATTCCTCTACTCTGGATATTGTTTTATTATTTAGTTGGAACTTACAACAATGTCTTACGCCGTTCACGTATTAACGAATTTGTGCAAACTTTTGCAGTTTCATTACTTGGCGTTACGGTTTTGTTCTTTGCGCTCTTATTAGATGATTATGTAACGAATTATAAATTCTACTATAAACTCTTTTTTGCCTTATTCGGATTGCATTTTATAATCACCGCTTTCTTCCGTTTAATTTTATCGAGTATTACCAATTACAAAATCGCGAACCGAAGTTTTGGTTTCAGAACTGTTATTATCGGTAGCAATGAGCGCGCATTAAGTACTCTTAATGAAATTAATTCCTTGAAAAAAGGAATTGGCAATACGTTTATAGGTTACGTACACATTGAAGGTAAAAACGGTTACTCGGAGGTGTTAAAAAAACAATTGCCTCACTTGGGTGAATATCATGAGATAAAGGACATTATTGAAAAAAACAATGTTGAAGAGGTAATCATTGCCCTCGAAACTTTTGAACACGAATACTTAAAAGCCATTGTTAACGAGCTAAGCGATCTTGGCGTTGTCATCAAAATTATTCCGGATATGTACGATATTTTATCCGGACAGGTGAAGATGAATTCCATATTCGGAACACCACTTATCGAAATTAAAAACCAAATCATTCCCGATTGGCAAATTGCCGTGAAACGTTTTATTGATGTGTTCTTATCATTATTCGTGTTGGTGTGCTTCAGCTGGTTGTATTTAATCCTAATTCTTGCCGTAAAACTTTCTTCTAAAGGTCCGGCATTTTTCAAACAAGTTCGCGTAGGTATTCATGGTCGCCCGTTCTACATTTATAAATTCCGAACTATGTATTGCGATGCCGAGAAAATGGGCCCTGCTCTATCCAGCGAAAATGATCCTCGTGTTACTAAGGTCGGACGCTTTTTACGCAAGGTAAGACTGGATGAAATGCCTCAGTTTTTAAACGTTCTAAAAGGCGATATGAGTTTGGTTGGACCTCGTCCGGAAAGACAATTCTTTATCGATCAAATCGTACAGCGTGCGCCGCATTATAAACATTTGCATAAAGTAAGACCGGGTATCACCTCATGGGGACAAGTAAAATACGGTTATGCGGAGAATGTTGACCAAATGATTGACCGCTTAAAGTTTGATATTTTATATATTGAGAACATGAGTCTCCTACTCGATTTCAAAATTCTGGTTCACACCATTCTTATAGTGATTCAGGGAAGAGGAAAATAG
- a CDS encoding Gfo/Idh/MocA family oxidoreductase: MIKIGIIGLGHLGKTHLKLLQEIDGFEIVGLYDIDTQLTNDLAKQFNLRACNSYRELLEISEAIDIITPSVTHFKLAAFALEQGKHVFIEKPVTPTVEEALKLLMLNQKNAVIQIGHVERFNPAYTSCVSLFKTPHLIEFKRFAIYNPRGTDVSVTLDLMVHDLDILLDIVKSQVKNITAHGRTEISNSSDVAEATLEFENGCIATLITNRNASYNQRETIVYQDNNIIQIDLLHKKSIVTEFKNLTKTNSDSLRNSKDTDVLIKYPNISPSNAIKDELIAFHKSITTGEKPAVTLEEAIEVLKMVQIIDEKILNQTIK; this comes from the coding sequence ATGATAAAAATTGGAATAATCGGTTTAGGCCACCTTGGTAAAACTCACTTGAAACTTTTACAAGAGATCGATGGATTCGAAATTGTTGGTCTTTACGATATCGATACTCAATTAACGAATGATTTAGCAAAACAATTTAATTTACGCGCTTGCAACAGCTACCGGGAGTTGCTTGAAATCAGCGAAGCCATTGATATCATTACCCCAAGTGTTACTCACTTTAAACTGGCAGCATTTGCCCTCGAACAAGGAAAGCACGTATTTATTGAAAAACCTGTCACCCCGACAGTAGAGGAAGCTTTGAAGCTTTTGATGCTAAACCAAAAAAATGCAGTTATTCAAATCGGACACGTGGAGCGTTTTAATCCCGCTTACACTTCATGTGTTTCTCTATTTAAAACACCACATTTAATTGAATTTAAACGCTTTGCTATTTATAACCCGAGAGGCACTGACGTATCTGTAACACTCGATTTAATGGTGCATGATTTAGATATATTGTTAGATATTGTAAAAAGTCAGGTAAAAAACATTACAGCTCATGGCCGTACAGAAATTAGTAATAGCTCGGATGTAGCCGAAGCCACTCTTGAGTTTGAAAATGGTTGTATCGCCACACTCATCACTAACAGAAACGCTTCCTATAACCAAAGAGAAACAATTGTATATCAGGATAATAACATCATTCAAATTGATTTACTTCATAAAAAATCCATTGTAACTGAATTTAAGAATCTAACTAAAACCAATAGTGATTCTTTGCGAAACTCAAAGGATACAGATGTGTTAATAAAATACCCGAATATTTCCCCTTCTAACGCAATAAAAGACGAGTTAATAGCGTTTCATAAGAGTATAACAACAGGTGAAAAGCCGGCCGTTACTCTTGAAGAAGCGATTGAGGTTTTAAAAATGGTGCAAATCATTGATGAAAAAATACTCAATCAGACGATAAAATAA